The Rhizobium sp. BT03 genome segment TCGAGTTTCAGCGTTGCCGCACCGGTCGCCGCGTCGATTTGGATGGCGTTGCCGATCAACGGCCCGAGGCCGGATAGCTCATACGGCGGGTCGTAAGACGAGCAGCCGGGATCATGCTGCCGGCCTGAGAGCGGCATGCGTTTGATCAGGAATTGGCCATCCATCCGGGCAATGTACATCGGCACCGGCGGTTGCCGACACGGGCAAGATGGCCTGAGCTTCTGTTCGTAAGCGCGTTCGAGCTGCGGCAGAAACTCTGGAGAACTGTCGTCGAACGCCTGGTTGCCGATCAAAAACTGTCGCACGTCGTTCCTCCCTTGCCTGACCGAAGGCTGATCGAGCCGTAAAAGGAAGGCGTAGCATGAGCTTCGCGGACTTTACTAGCGCAAATTAGTTAGTATGTAAATGTTACGGCCGCTGGGGCCGATTTCAACGCCATAGGCAGGAAAGAAGATACGTGCATTCCAGCCTCCAAAAATTAAAATTAACGATCATGATAATTAGAAGTCAACGGTGCGTTGATTAGACATCAGCCCGTCAAAATGTAGAGGCTGCGCCAGCATAAAGTGAGTTCTAATCGCGGGCTACCCAGCCCTTCGAGCCGGCCGGCGCTGAACCGCCAATCACCTTGCCGCCTTCCGACTGCCCGATGGCTGCCGGCGTCTCTACATCGCAGCTGACGTCGATGCGGCCGGCCGGCACGTATCGAGGGATTGAGCTGCCGCGCCCAGGCGCTGGGGATCCTGCCGCTAGTGCTTGCCCCGGAGCTCGGCGACTTCAACGAGGATCTGCGCCGGCTCAGCCCGGAACGGCTCATTGCTAATCTCAGGGCGCAGCTCGTTCTGGAAAACGCTCTGGCCTTTCTGCCCGCATGATCGAGCCGGACGGGGAAGGTGAGGGCGTGAGGGCCTACAGGATGGCCGGTCTCTGCCGGTCGCCGCACGGGTAGGCGCCCGCCCGCGGGCCTGCCGAGAGGCGACCCTTACCATGCGGCGGGCGGGCCTTCAGCGGGTCGCTCAGGTTTCTTCCCCTGGCTTCCCGCCGCAATGACGACATGCTCTCGGTCATGCGGCTGGCGTCGTCATCTTCCCCGGCTCCGGCATTACCGGCAATCTGGCCGACAAGGCCCGCCGACTTGGCATCTCCGTTTGGCAAGCGGCGGGAGATGGCGCGTAAGCGCCATCTGTCCATACGGCTGAAGGAGATGCTTGCATTTCGTAAAAATTGTGTACACATTTGCCGTTGAAACGGAGCTTCGCCATGACCCAATCTCGGCAGCAGATACCATCTCCCCGCCGTGTCGGCGTGCGGGAATTTCGCGGCAACCTGACGTCTTTCCTCAAGCAGGTCGAAGACGGCCAGCGGTTCGTCCTGACGTCCCATCACAAGGTTGTCGCCGAAATCGGCCCGCCGTCAGCCGGCGTCGTCATGCGGAAACCAGGCGCGCTGCGCGGAAAGATCAAAGTTGCCGATGACTTCGATGGTCTGCCGGCGGATGTTCTGAAGTCCATGGAAGACGGGACGTGAGGCTGCTGCTCGATACACATGCCTTGCTGTGGTGGCTGAACGACGACGAGAAGCTAGGGAACTATGCGCGTCGCCTTATCGGCGATCCCGAGAATGATGTCCTCGTCAGTGCTGTCTCCCTTTGGGAAATCACTGTGAAGCTGCGCATCGGCAAACTTGATGCCGATATCGAAGAGATTGTTGCGATTTTGCCGGATCAAGGTTTCGACCGGCTGGATATCTCGGACGCGCATCTTATCGCTCTCGCTGCTCTTCCACTTCATCACCGCGATCCTTTCGATCATCTGCTCATGGCGCAAGCCGGGGCGGAGGGAGCGTATTTGGTTTCGGACGATCAAAATGTCGCGCTTTATGGCATTCCGTTTGTGACTTGCTCCGATCCTGTTGCCTTGTGATCTCACCGAGCTTGGCTCCGCGGATGAAGCCGGCTCAGATCGTTCCGGTTGCGTGTTTGCCAATGGCGATGTACCTGGCGACCCATCGGCGGCTCAGGTGCTTGGGAGCGGGCACGTTTGGGGAAGATCACTCATTCGACGCCCGCGTGAACAGCTTCACCCGGGATTGGAGCACGGTCTGCCAACGGCAATGCGGTGCCGCGGCGACCTCGCCGATCAGCAGAAATGTTATCGAGGTGCTCACAGCCTGCCGCAGCCGGGAGCGGGCGAGGGTATTATGTTGATCGACATGCGGGCGAAGCGTCCGTGGAGTGTGCGGCCAATATCCCCCAGTGCTTGGACCGGGGGGCCATGGTTGTTGTCTCCTTCGATTGCCCCGAACCATTCCTGTTTTATATCGCTCGTATAGACGACCGCCTGCTTTGGCGGCCAACCCCTGAAGGGGTAAGACTCGCCCGAAATTTTTGCAAAATTCGATTTCGGTTCGTTTATCCTGGTGGAAAATAGAATTTTGCAAAATTTTCAGGCGAGCTGACCGCAGCAGGTCGGCCGTCTCTTCGTGCGCCATCGGGAATGGTCCTGAGCAACCGAAGGAGACAACAACCATGGCCACCACGATCGCAACGCTCACGCAGAAGACCGACGGCATCCTCGAAGGCGTCTTCGCCACGATCCGGGTCAACGCCCCGATCGCCATCGTCCCAAATGCCAGCAAGGCAAGCGAAGAAGCGCCCGACTACCGCGTCATCCACCGCAAGACGGGCTTCGAGATCGGCGCCGCCTGGAACCGCATCGCGCGGCAGACCGGCGAGGAATACCTCTCAGTGAAGCTTGAGGCCCCCGAGATCGGTGTGATCTTCGGCAATCTCGCACCGGCACCCGGCGGCGATCCGAGCAAGAAGGTGATCCTCTGGAACAGCCCGAACTGAAGAACAAAGCGAGCGGCCCCGAGCAATCGGGGCCGGCTTCGCCGTATCTCAGGTTTTGCGCGCAACAGCGGGATTGAAAGCGGGCATCGAGCCCGCTTTCAATCCTCCTGTCGTGCCACACGAGACCAAGGACACTGGCTGCTCAGATACTTGAAGTCTGCCGTGAGGCTCGTGCCGCCTCAAGGACTTCGCGGCCCCTCCAATTTTCAGCCGACGCCCTGAAGGGCACCGTCAGAAAATCGGTTCCTCCGCTCGCCGGCTCCGCCGGTCGCTGACGCGATCCTTGACCCGGCCCGATCCTCACGACCCCGGGCGTCATCTTTCACATTTCAGGAGATGACGACGATGACGATTCCACTCGAAATTCAGGTTGAGGAACTGCGGGCCGAGCTCAGGAACGCCGATCCGGCTGAGCGCCGCCAGATCGAAGCGGAGCTGGAGATCGCTCGGGCCGAACTGAGGGTAGCGATCGCCGAGCAGGAGGGCGCCATCGACGCCGCGCCACCCTTCTGAGGGCGGCGTTTGCCTCCTCGCCTGGGCCGGCGCGCCGGATCGACCGGCGCGTCGACCCGAAGCTGCGCTTCACGCCGATAATTACCGGCAAGGACCAGGAAGACTTCCGCGGACAGCCCGGACCATGGGTTCCCGTCCGGCATTTGTGTTCGGCCTATAGCCGCGCGCCCGTTTTGATCGGAGAAGTTCGAGGAACATACGGACTGCATCCTCCTCTCTGTCGAAGTGATGCACCATGGCTTGTCCGATCGTTCCGATGCGTCCCCATCGCCGCGTCAGGCAAGGTGTGCCGAACAACGTCGGTTCGATTGCGAGCGCGTAGAAGCGCGCCATGTTTTTCGTCGCGTCCGTGCGTTCGATGTAGAGCTGATAGGGTTGAGTGAGCATGACGGAGAGTCGCCTCTTCCAGCTTTTGCGTCTAACGACACTTATGAATCGATCGGCCCACACCGATTCATTTTTGTGATGATCGTCGAAGCCGAAGATCATGGATTTGGGCGAGCCGGCCAATCGCCGGCCGGGTGCTATTCGCTCCGCTCACGGAGCCCGAACACCGTCTGCGCCTCCGGTCACGCCCCCTCTCGCGGAATGACGTGAGCGAATTGCCCAGCCGCAGGGCGGGGTTCTATCCTCGACACCTGCTGCCGGCTCACGCCGGAAACGGTCGCGTACCCTTCGGGTCCGCGGGTCTCTTCTCTCTCTGACGTCCAATTTTACTCCAGCAAATCCGGCGTCAAGGACGGCGCGCCTCCCAATTTTTCCGCTGCTGCGTTTCACTGCGCTCTGGAAAAATCGGTTCCCCCGCTTGCGAGCCGCGTTCCGCGGTCCTTGACCCCTCTTTGCAACAGAGTGGCCGGTCTCCGTCATCAAGATGAAGGAGATCACATTATGACAACCGATCAGAACCTCATGCTCTACACCAAGCTTGCCGGCTTCCGGCTCGTCGTCCTGGCAAACCGCTTCGGCTGCGACAGCGATTTTTCACGAGAGCTTCACCATCGCCTGGTTGAGGGGCTCGACGCGGCAATCGATCGGATCCGCGTCATCATGGAATTGGAACGAAGTGTTCTCATCGGGGAGGATGAATTCGCCGAATATCAGCTGGAGGGCGAGATCGAGATTTTCGGGCGCTTCACTATCAATCTGCTGGACGAACTCGAAATTGATTACGACACGCATGAATTCCGCGTCAACGGCGGCGATTGGATGAGCGCTTGGGCTGCCGACGACACTGGCGTCGATATCAACTATCCTGAGCTCGTTGCGCTGATTGCGGACGAACTCGGCTCGCTGGCGCCGATCATCAAGGATATCACGTTGGCAACTCGCATCCCGGTCTATGCGGGGCGCGCCGTTTGGTCATGGTGGTAGCAGCACCATCTCACATACTGAGAGGCGACAGACGAGGTTGCCTCTCAGTTGCCGATGGCCCTCAAGTGAGCCGAGGAAGGACGGCTGCGAAGTTTCACAACAATCGCAGTAATGTTGTAAATGCTGTAAATCCCAGCGATAGCAACAAGGAAGCCCATATGCCGAAGCCAAGCGGGACGTATTCAACCAGCGACCTCTCACGTAAATCCGGCGACATCATCGCCGAGGCGCTGCGTCATCCGGTGACGATCACCCAGCGGAACAAACCCCGGCTGGTTCTCCTCAATATCGAAGATTATCAGCAACTGATCAGGCAGGCAGACCGACGCACCGTCGGCACTATCGAAACGATGCCCGACGAGCTTTTTGCCGAACTCGAAAACGCCGTCGACGCCTATGCCGGCGAGGACGAGGTGGGCCGCTCATAAAACCACGATCATAGCACGGGTTTGACGAAACGATTGACCTTAGCTGCCTGATCCATCTCCTTTCGCCGGAAGTAGATCGCCCGACCGCAGCGGATCGGACTATGCCCCTGGACGATGATGATCTGCTCGTCCTTCCTCATCGACTGGGTGATCTCGTGCGGCATGATCAGCGGCCGGCGCTGGAAGGTGACGTTCTCGGATCTCCTGGATGCATTGTTCTTCGTGTCCCAGCCGATGTTGCGGGAACTGCCCTTCACCTCCACCGTCATCTCGCCACATTGCGCAGAGACGTTGCGCGCCGTGTCGAGCGCCTTGATCGCTGCGTAGGAGGCGAAAGCGCAGCCATCGATCCATGACGTCGCGCCATCCTTCCCGAAATGCCGCTCCAACTGCCCGACCGACTGGTACATCAACATCATCGAGATGCCGTACTTGCGGCCGCGGTCGCGCGCCTCCTCGAGCACCCTCATGTAGCCGAGCAGATCGACCTCATCGAGCATGAACAGCGCCCGGCGCTGGAAGGCGCCGTCGGCCTGCACCATGGCGTTGATGAGCGAGCCGATGATCACACGAGCGATGCCCGGATAGGAGCGCAGGATCGATGCGGGGATGTTGAGGAAGACGTCCTTCTTGCCCGAAACGATATCACTCGATTTGAAGGCATTGCCGCAGACGAGCGCGGCATAGCTGTCGAGCGACAGCCACTGGGTATCCTTCGATGCTGTGGAATAGACGCCCGAAAACGTCTGCTCCGTCATGTTGGTGAAGACGCCGAGCGTTTCGCGGATGAAGGCCGAAGCGGAATGCTCCTGAATGTCGCGCAGCATAGCGAGCACCGAGGGCTCCGGTTCCGAAACGATCTGGCGGAGACTGCGCAAGCTTCGCCGGCCCTCATATTCGGGCGAGAGCATCACATGGGCGAGCAGACCGGTCAGGAGGTTGTGCGCCTGGTTCTGGAAGTAGGATCCCGTCGAGCTTTCGAAGCGAAGGCTTTCCGACAGCAGCATATGGGCAATGCCGACGATGTCCTCTTCCTTTTGCTTGGATGCTTCGATCCCGTCGAGCACGTTGAAGCCCATGATCGGGTTCGTCGGATCGAGCACCATGACCTCGCGCTTGAGGGCGCGGGCTCGGTGTTCGGCCACCATTGGTGCGACCTCGGTGGAGGGATCGAGGCAGATCAACGGCCCGCTATAGCGCAGCGCCGTCGGGACGACGTTGCTGGTGGTCTTGTATCCGCCCGATCCCGCGAAAAACAGCATATGGGTGGAATCGAAGTCCTGTCTGTAGGTGAGCAATGGCGCCTTCCCGCCCTGTCCCCAGGTGCTACGATCGTTTGCATCGAAGGGAAGCGCATGGACGATTTCCTTGTCGACCCGATAGCGCTCACCGACGACGATTTCCCCTTCCGGCGGAAACAGTTTTCCTGCTGCCCTCATGGGCAGCCAATCGGCATCTCCAAATATTCCACGCCGGGCACGTTTTATTTCATCTGGGACGACGACGGAGATGCGGGCCGACATCGCCACTGCCATGAAGCCGGCGACGGCGGCGATGACTGCGACCATATCAAGATAGGACAGCGCTCGATCCCATGTGATCACTTCGGCCTGCACAGCAGGTGCAAGCCGGCCGAATTCGCGCAGCGCATAGAACGCGGCAACACCGAGAAAATACAAAAGGCTTGCCATGGCGACCGGCCTTCGCCGATGCAGCGGCAAGGCCCAAACTGTCAGAAGTCCGGCAAGAGGTCCGAACAGTAGAGGCGGCACAGGTGCTGCGCGCAGGAACCAGTGTTCTATCTTCCCGGACATGCCGGCGGCGAGTCCCGGCCATCGCCAGCCAACAATGTAGATTGTGATCGTGGTGACGGCGATCGGTACCAAAACGAGTAACAGGCTCGGATGCGGTTTCCCTCTTAGGCCCATCTTACTTTCTCCTCGAGATGCGATGAACCGTTCCTCAGAGAGGAGACCTTGAAAGCCTCTTCGCCGATATCGCGCAGCCGCCGATGCTCGATGGAGCCTGGGACGAGCCTTGCCATTTCTATGAGGCCGCCGAGCAGGAACGCCCGATCCGCCTTCGATAGCCCGGCTTTGACGACGATCCCGCCGAGCAGGATCTTTTCGCGCGTGTCGCGCTTGCGGTCAGCCGTCATTTGGAACCTGCCCCTGCGCTCCAGCGCCGCTATCTGCTGGTCGACGCGTTTGAGGAGTGGGGCCAGCGGCGCCTTTCCTTTCCCCCTTCCGAAATCGCGCGGCGATTTCCTCGATGATCCGATCGACCTCCTCGTCGGCGATCTCCATCTCCGCCAGCCCGGTTCTGGTCGCGGCGCGGGCAAACCGCTCGGCCGATTTAACTATCAACAATCGTTTGCGTTCGCGCAGCTTTTCGATCTGGGCGTCGAGATCGGAAATCGATGATTTTGTCGCCATTCCTGGTTCCTTTTCTGCTTTGATGTCGAAGGTGCGATTATACTAACTAGAATAAAACAGTAAAATGCGCTACCGTGCAACCGGAAAAGCGGCATCGGCCCTTCGGTCCGATCTGTTTGAGGGCGCAATATACGTCGCTGTCGCGACGTGCTTGGGCCAGTCTGGAGACGCCAGTGGCGATCATGTTCGTCAGAGCGCAGGTGATCAGCAGGGGATCGGGACGCAGCATCGTCTCGGCTGCCGCCTATCGCCACCGCGCCCGGATGATGGACGAGCAGGCGGGAACGTCGTTCAGCTATCGCGGTGGGGCGGGCGAACTGATGTATGAGGAACTGGCGCTGCCGGATGAGATCCCGGATTGGCTGCGGTCGGCGATATCAGGTCAGTCCGTCAGCAAGGCCAGCGAAGTGTTTTGGAATGCCGTTGACGCCTTCGAGACGCGGGCAGATGCGCAGCTCGCCCGCGAACTGATCATCGCGCTGCCGGAGGAGCTGACGCGGGCCGAGAATATCACGCTGGTGCGCGATTTCGTCCGCGACAATCTCACCTCGAAAGGAATGATCGCCGACTGGGTCTATCACGACAAGGACGGCAACCCGCACATCCACCTGATGACGACGCTCCGGCCGCTGACGGAGGAGGGGTTCGGGGCAAAGAAGGTTCCAGTGCTTGGTGAGGGTGGCAAGCCGCTGCGTGTCGTCACGCCGGACCGCCCGAACGGCAAGATCGTCTACAAAGTCTGGGCCGGCGATAAAGAAACATTGAACGCCTGGAAGATCGCCTGGGCGGAAACGGCCAACCGGCACCTGGCCCTTGCCGACCATGACATCCGCCTCGATGGCCGCTCCTATGCCGAACAGGGCCTCGACGGCATCGCGCAAAAACATCTCGGGCCGGAGAAGGCGGCGCTGGCGAGGAAGGGCAGGGAGCTCCACTTCGCGCCGGCCGATCTCGCCCGCCGCCAGGAGATGGCCGATCGGCTGCTGGCAGAGCCGGAGCTTTTGCTGAAGCAGCTCGGCAATGAACGCTCTACCTTCGACGAGCGCGACATCGCCAGGGCGCTGCATCGTTATGTCGACGATCCCACCGATTTTGCCAACATCCGCGCCAGGCTGATGGCGTCGGACCAGCTGGTCATACTGAAGCCGCAGGAGATCGAGGCAGAGACAGGAAAGGTGTCGGAGCCCGCGATGTTTACGACGCGGGAGATGCTGCGCATCGAATACGACATGGCGCAGTCGGCGCGGGTTTTGTCGGAGCGCCGCGGCTTCGGTGTTTCCGAGCGGATTGTGACGGTGGCGATCGAACGCGTGGAGAGCATCGAGAGCGGCGATCCCAAAACTCCGTTCCGGCTCGATGCAGAGCAGGTCGATGCTGTCCGTCATGTCACCGGTGACGGTGACATTGCCGCTATTGTAGGCCTTGCCGGCGCCGGCAAATCGACGCTGCTTGCTGCCGCACGTCTTGCCTGGGAGGGCGAGGGACACAGGGTGATCGGTGCAGCCCTTGCCGGCAAGGCCGCAGAAGGGCTGCAACACAGTTCCGGCATCAAGTCGCGGACACTTGCCTCCTGGGAACTGGCCTGGGCCAATGGCCGCGATACGCTCCATCGCGGTGATGTGCTGGTGATCGACGAGGCCGGCATGGTGGCCTCGCAGCAGATGGCCCGCGTGCTGAAGATTGCCGAGGAGGCTGAGGTAAAGGTCGTGCTGGTCGGCGATGCGATGCAGCTGCAGCCGATCCAGGCCGGTGCTGCCTTCCGGGCAATTACCGAACGCATCGGCTTTGCCGAGCTTGCCGGCGTGCGCCGCCAGCGTGAGGCCTGGGCACGTAATGCCTCGCGGCTGTTTGCCCGCGGCGAGGTCGAGAAGGGCCTCGACGCCTATGCCCGGCATGGCCATCTGGTCGAGGCAGGGTCACGCGAGGAAACGATCGATCGCATCGTCTCCGACTGGGCTGCTGCGCGCAGAGAGGCAATAGAGCGATCAACGTCTGAGGGCGGGGATGGCCGCCTTCGCGGTGATGAACTGCTGGTGCTCGCCCACACCAACGACGATGTTCGCAAGTTGAACGAGGCGCTGCGATCGGTGATGACGCAGGAGGGAGCGCTTGGCGAAAGCCGAAGCTTCCGGAGTGAGCGGGGCGCACGGGAATTTGCCGCCGGCGATCGGATCATCTTCCTGGAGAACGCCCGCTTCCTTGAGCCGCGCGCCAAGCACTCCGGGCCACAGTATGTGAAGAACGGCATGCTCGGCACCGTCGTTTCCACCGGCGACAAGCGTGGAGATCCGCTGCTTTCGATTCTGCTCGACAACGGCCGCAAGCTCGTCTTCAGCGAGGACAGCTATCGCCATGTCGATCACGGCTATGCCGCAACGATCCACAAATCGCAGGGTGCTACCGTCGATCGCACCTTCGTGCTGGCAACCGGGATGATGGACCAGCATCTGACCTATGTGTCGATGACGAGGCATCGCGACCGCGTCGATCTTTATGCGGCCAAAGAAGATTTTGCGGCAAAACCTGAATGGGGACGCAAGCCGCGTGTCGATCATGCCGCGGGTGTCACCGGCGAGCTTGTCGAAACCGGCGAAGCCAAATTCCGGCCTGATGACGAGGATGCCGACGACAGCCCTTATGCCGACGTCAGGGCCGACGGCGGAACCGTCCATCGGCTTTGGGGCGTGAGCCTGCCGAAGGCACTCGAGGAGGCCGGCATCCAGGAAGGCGACACCGTGATGCTCAGAAAGGATGGTGTCGAGCGGGTCAAGGTCCAGATTACCGTTGTCGACGAGAAGACAGGTCACAAGCATTACGAGGAGAGGGAGGTCGATCGCAACGTCTGGACAGCCAGTCAGGTCGAGACCGCTAGCGCACGACAGGAGCGCATCGAGCGGGAAAGTCATCGGTCGGAACTCTTCAATCCGCTCGTCGAACGCTTGTCGCGCTCCGGTGCCAAGACGACGACGCTCGATTTTGAGAGCGAGGCCAGTTACCGCGCACACGCTAACGACTTCGCCCGGCGCCGCGGGCTCGATCATCTCTCGCTTGCCGCCGCCGAGATGGAGGAAAGCCTTACCCGGCGCTGGGCGTGGATTGCCGAGAAGAGGGAGCAGGTGGCGAAGCTCTGGGAGAGGGCAAGCGTGGCGCTCGGCTTTGCCATCGAGCGGGAACGGCGGGTCGCCTACAATGAAGAGCGGAGCCAGACGATGGTCGAAGCGACGTCCAGTGACGCGCGAACTGCATCCCACTCCGTCTCGGGCGCAAGTGCTGCTGAAACACGCTATCTGATCCCGCCGGCCACGTCCTTTGTCAGCAGCGTCGAGGAGGATGCGCGGTTGGCGCAGCTTGCGTCGCCGGCCTGGACGGAGCGGGAGGTGATCCTGCGGCCGCTGCTGCAGAAGATCTACCGGGATCCGGATGCAGCGCTCGTCTCCCTGAATGCACTGGCGTCGGATATCGGGGTCGCACCCCGCAGGCTCGCCGACGACCTTGCCGTAGCCCCTGGTCGGCTTGGCCGGATGCGTGGTTCCGAGCTGATCGTCGACGGACGCGCGGCGCGTGAAGAGCGCAATGTCGCTGTTGCGGGCGTGAAGGAACTGCTTCCGATAGCCCGTGCCCATGCAACCGAGTTCCGCAGGAACGCCGAACGGTTCGAACTGCGCGAGCAGACGCGCCGCGCGCATATGTCATTGTCGATCCCGGCGCTCTCCGAACGCGCCATGGCACGTCTTATGGAAATCGAGGCGGTGCGCCGCCAGGGCGGGGACGATGCCTACAAGACGGCCTTTGCGCTTACCGCCAAGGATCGATCGGTGGTGCAGGAGATCAAGGCGGTGAGCGAAGCTTTGACGGCCCGCTTTGGCTGGAGCGCATTTAGCGCGAAGGCGGATGCGATCGCTGAACGCAACATTGTCGAGCGCATGCCGGAGGACCTCACGGATGAACGGCGCGGAAAGCTGACCCGCTTGTTCGAAGCCGTGCGACGCTTTGCGGAAGAGCAGCACCTCGCCGAACGTCGGGATCGCTCAAAGATCGTTGCCGGCGCCAGTGTCGATCTGAGGACAGGGACGGAGAAGGGGGTGGGGAAGGAGAACGTTCCCATTCCCCCGATGCTCGCCGCCGTCACCGAGTTCAAGGTCCCCGTTGACGACGAGGCGCGATCTCGGGCTCTTGCTTCGCCTCTCTACCGTCAGCAGCGTGCGGCACTGGCGAACGCGGCAACGACAATCTGGCGCGATCCGGCTGAAGTCGTCGGCAAGATCGAGGAACTTCTCCAGAAAGGTTTTGCCGCCGAGCGCATTGGAGCCGCGGTGACCAACAATCCTGCCGCCTATGGCGCCTTGCGTGGTTCGGATCGCCTGATGGACCGGATGCTGGCCTCCGGCCGAGAGCGGAAAGAGGCGACGCGGACCGTGCCGGAAGCTGCAGCGCGTCTGCGCGCGCTCGGTGCGGCCTACGCCAATGCGCTCAACTCAGAACGC includes the following:
- a CDS encoding type II toxin-antitoxin system Phd/YefM family antitoxin, with the protein product MTQSRQQIPSPRRVGVREFRGNLTSFLKQVEDGQRFVLTSHHKVVAEIGPPSAGVVMRKPGALRGKIKVADDFDGLPADVLKSMEDGT
- a CDS encoding type II toxin-antitoxin system VapC family toxin, whose amino-acid sequence is MRLLLDTHALLWWLNDDEKLGNYARRLIGDPENDVLVSAVSLWEITVKLRIGKLDADIEEIVAILPDQGFDRLDISDAHLIALAALPLHHRDPFDHLLMAQAGAEGAYLVSDDQNVALYGIPFVTCSDPVAL
- a CDS encoding DUF736 family protein gives rise to the protein MATTIATLTQKTDGILEGVFATIRVNAPIAIVPNASKASEEAPDYRVIHRKTGFEIGAAWNRIARQTGEEYLSVKLEAPEIGVIFGNLAPAPGGDPSKKVILWNSPN
- a CDS encoding WGR domain-containing protein — translated: MLTQPYQLYIERTDATKNMARFYALAIEPTLFGTPCLTRRWGRIGTIGQAMVHHFDREEDAVRMFLELLRSKRARGYRPNTNAGREPMVRAVRGSLPGPCR
- a CDS encoding type II toxin-antitoxin system prevent-host-death family antitoxin, yielding MPKPSGTYSTSDLSRKSGDIIAEALRHPVTITQRNKPRLVLLNIEDYQQLIRQADRRTVGTIETMPDELFAELENAVDAYAGEDEVGRS
- the traG gene encoding Ti-type conjugative transfer system protein TraG; translation: MGLRGKPHPSLLLVLVPIAVTTITIYIVGWRWPGLAAGMSGKIEHWFLRAAPVPPLLFGPLAGLLTVWALPLHRRRPVAMASLLYFLGVAAFYALREFGRLAPAVQAEVITWDRALSYLDMVAVIAAVAGFMAVAMSARISVVVPDEIKRARRGIFGDADWLPMRAAGKLFPPEGEIVVGERYRVDKEIVHALPFDANDRSTWGQGGKAPLLTYRQDFDSTHMLFFAGSGGYKTTSNVVPTALRYSGPLICLDPSTEVAPMVAEHRARALKREVMVLDPTNPIMGFNVLDGIEASKQKEEDIVGIAHMLLSESLRFESSTGSYFQNQAHNLLTGLLAHVMLSPEYEGRRSLRSLRQIVSEPEPSVLAMLRDIQEHSASAFIRETLGVFTNMTEQTFSGVYSTASKDTQWLSLDSYAALVCGNAFKSSDIVSGKKDVFLNIPASILRSYPGIARVIIGSLINAMVQADGAFQRRALFMLDEVDLLGYMRVLEEARDRGRKYGISMMLMYQSVGQLERHFGKDGATSWIDGCAFASYAAIKALDTARNVSAQCGEMTVEVKGSSRNIGWDTKNNASRRSENVTFQRRPLIMPHEITQSMRKDEQIIIVQGHSPIRCGRAIYFRRKEMDQAAKVNRFVKPVL
- a CDS encoding conjugal transfer protein TraD; this encodes MTADRKRDTREKILLGGIVVKAGLSKADRAFLLGGLIEMARLVPGSIEHRRLRDIGEEAFKVSSLRNGSSHLEEKVRWA
- a CDS encoding TraC family protein; protein product: MATKSSISDLDAQIEKLRERKRLLIVKSAERFARAATRTGLAEMEIADEEVDRIIEEIAARFRKGERKGAAGPTPQTRRPADSGAGAQGQVPNDG
- the traA gene encoding Ti-type conjugative transfer relaxase TraA codes for the protein MAIMFVRAQVISRGSGRSIVSAAAYRHRARMMDEQAGTSFSYRGGAGELMYEELALPDEIPDWLRSAISGQSVSKASEVFWNAVDAFETRADAQLARELIIALPEELTRAENITLVRDFVRDNLTSKGMIADWVYHDKDGNPHIHLMTTLRPLTEEGFGAKKVPVLGEGGKPLRVVTPDRPNGKIVYKVWAGDKETLNAWKIAWAETANRHLALADHDIRLDGRSYAEQGLDGIAQKHLGPEKAALARKGRELHFAPADLARRQEMADRLLAEPELLLKQLGNERSTFDERDIARALHRYVDDPTDFANIRARLMASDQLVILKPQEIEAETGKVSEPAMFTTREMLRIEYDMAQSARVLSERRGFGVSERIVTVAIERVESIESGDPKTPFRLDAEQVDAVRHVTGDGDIAAIVGLAGAGKSTLLAAARLAWEGEGHRVIGAALAGKAAEGLQHSSGIKSRTLASWELAWANGRDTLHRGDVLVIDEAGMVASQQMARVLKIAEEAEVKVVLVGDAMQLQPIQAGAAFRAITERIGFAELAGVRRQREAWARNASRLFARGEVEKGLDAYARHGHLVEAGSREETIDRIVSDWAAARREAIERSTSEGGDGRLRGDELLVLAHTNDDVRKLNEALRSVMTQEGALGESRSFRSERGAREFAAGDRIIFLENARFLEPRAKHSGPQYVKNGMLGTVVSTGDKRGDPLLSILLDNGRKLVFSEDSYRHVDHGYAATIHKSQGATVDRTFVLATGMMDQHLTYVSMTRHRDRVDLYAAKEDFAAKPEWGRKPRVDHAAGVTGELVETGEAKFRPDDEDADDSPYADVRADGGTVHRLWGVSLPKALEEAGIQEGDTVMLRKDGVERVKVQITVVDEKTGHKHYEEREVDRNVWTASQVETASARQERIERESHRSELFNPLVERLSRSGAKTTTLDFESEASYRAHANDFARRRGLDHLSLAAAEMEESLTRRWAWIAEKREQVAKLWERASVALGFAIERERRVAYNEERSQTMVEATSSDARTASHSVSGASAAETRYLIPPATSFVSSVEEDARLAQLASPAWTEREVILRPLLQKIYRDPDAALVSLNALASDIGVAPRRLADDLAVAPGRLGRMRGSELIVDGRAAREERNVAVAGVKELLPIARAHATEFRRNAERFELREQTRRAHMSLSIPALSERAMARLMEIEAVRRQGGDDAYKTAFALTAKDRSVVQEIKAVSEALTARFGWSAFSAKADAIAERNIVERMPEDLTDERRGKLTRLFEAVRRFAEEQHLAERRDRSKIVAGASVDLRTGTEKGVGKENVPIPPMLAAVTEFKVPVDDEARSRALASPLYRQQRAALANAATTIWRDPAEVVGKIEELLQKGFAAERIGAAVTNNPAAYGALRGSDRLMDRMLASGRERKEATRTVPEAAARLRALGAAYANALNSERQAITDERRRMAVAIPALSKAAEEALAHLTVEVSKDSRKLNVSAASLDPGIGREFAAVSRALDERFGRNALVRGDKDIANVVPPAQRGAFAAMQERLKVLQQTVRLQSSEQIIVERRQQTANRSRGINL